One Sediminicola sp. YIK13 DNA segment encodes these proteins:
- a CDS encoding RNA polymerase sigma factor encodes MELQIDDSVLVRDYIAGNERALEILINRHNQRITSFIYSKVLDRDVTEDIFQDTFIKVIKTLKKGSYSEEGKFLPWVMRISHNLIIDHFRKNKRMPKFEGSDDFNIFSVIGDDKLNAEKQIIKDQIDSDLRILIDELPDDQKEVLLMRIYKDMSFKEISENTGVSINTALGRMRYALINMRKIINKHNIVLTN; translated from the coding sequence ATGGAACTACAGATTGATGACTCAGTATTAGTAAGGGATTATATTGCCGGAAATGAAAGGGCTTTAGAAATCTTAATCAACAGACACAACCAAAGAATCACCAGCTTCATTTACTCAAAAGTATTGGACAGGGATGTAACAGAGGATATCTTCCAAGATACCTTTATCAAAGTGATCAAAACCTTAAAAAAAGGATCCTATAGTGAAGAAGGGAAATTTTTACCCTGGGTAATGCGCATATCGCACAACCTTATTATAGACCATTTTAGAAAGAACAAAAGAATGCCAAAGTTCGAAGGTAGCGATGACTTTAATATTTTCTCTGTAATTGGTGATGATAAGTTAAATGCTGAAAAGCAAATTATAAAAGACCAGATTGATAGTGATTTACGAATCCTTATCGATGAGCTTCCAGATGATCAGAAAGAAGTACTTCTAATGCGTATCTATAAGGATATGAGTTTTAAGGAGATATCTGAAAACACAGGAGTAAGCATTAACACTGCACTAGGAAGAATGCGCTATGCATTGATCAACATGAGAAAGATCATAAACAAACATAATATCGTTTTAACGAATTAA